The Alistipes sp. ZOR0009 genome window below encodes:
- a CDS encoding carboxypeptidase-like regulatory domain-containing protein, translating into MRIIALLVLAVAVSACVKDKSSIDEVVGSDNISGYVSLYDDGVGKVDDSGMTVTVEGATPAVSAVTDAKGYFILPELRYGTYTLVYSKAGYGTYKRHNVDHTVELGGTFITPTPSLGQLAKASVVSASASVVGSEVKLSVSTSPAGSMANTVYLRFFLSKNKEVSSTTYMYHSANYISNMNPFVFTIQKSELESFGYTAGTTVYFRVYADGFWSNDYLNPETGRMVFPNLNLTTPAPGSFVVP; encoded by the coding sequence ATGAGGATAATTGCTTTGCTGGTGCTTGCTGTAGCAGTAAGCGCCTGTGTTAAGGATAAGTCGAGCATCGACGAGGTGGTGGGCTCCGATAACATATCGGGATATGTTAGCCTTTACGACGATGGGGTAGGGAAGGTGGACGACTCGGGGATGACGGTTACGGTGGAGGGGGCTACCCCTGCAGTTTCGGCGGTAACCGACGCCAAGGGATACTTTATTCTTCCCGAATTGCGCTACGGCACCTACACGTTGGTGTACTCTAAGGCCGGTTATGGCACCTACAAGCGCCATAACGTGGATCATACGGTGGAGCTAGGCGGTACATTTATTACTCCAACCCCCTCGCTCGGTCAGCTGGCCAAGGCGAGCGTGGTAAGCGCCTCGGCCAGCGTGGTAGGCTCGGAGGTTAAGCTTTCGGTCTCCACTTCGCCAGCAGGAAGCATGGCCAACACGGTGTACCTACGCTTTTTCCTCTCCAAAAACAAGGAGGTTAGCAGCACCACTTACATGTACCATAGCGCCAACTACATTAGCAACATGAATCCTTTTGTTTTCACCATTCAGAAGTCGGAGCTCGAATCTTTTGGCTATACCGCGGGCACTACCGTGTACTTTAGGGTGTATGCCGACGGATTTTGGTCTAACGACTACCTAAATCCCGAAACAGGACGAATGGTTTTTCCCAATTTGAACCTAACTACACCTGCACCTGGCTCGTTTGTGGTGCCTTAG
- a CDS encoding S9 family peptidase: protein MKLISTGLCLMMAAMAALGQQAGADGRLTPEILWSMGRLGEYTISPDGKKVAYTVNFYDVKANKGNADIYLMDIDGKNQQRLTQTPQSENSLAWQQAGQTLTFLRGGRLVEMAVATQKETALTDENTDISGYIFSPKGDRVLFAIETKVDKTAQEVYPDLPKTDAMIFDQLMYRHWDTWEDGLYSHIYVADFANGKVANLKDIMPGERWDSPLKPFGGMEEVAWSADGKSIAYTCVKKVGKERALTTNSDIYLYSIETGVTTNLTEGMMGYDKNPRFSADGKKMAWLSMEQDGFEADQNRIFVMDLATGKKTNTFASWTYSADNLQWDAASRNIYFTAYVQATSQVHKLDVAKGTITALTSGDYDYHSCALANGVIITDRTQLTAPADLYAVSLKNGAVSQLTAINKNITDKLVMPTFEKRWINTTDGKKMLTWVLLPPNFDAKKSYPGILYCQGGPQSPVSQNFSYRWNFSLMASQGYVVILPNRRGVVGMGQEWTNQISKDHGGQEMRDFFAAVDSIKKEPWLDENRIGCVGPSYGGYTTYWMAGNHNKRFKAFVSHCGVFNSEMEFITTDELFFDNWEMGGPSWDTENPVVRKSFSQSPHLFVKNWDTPILIFEGGRDFRIPYTQGMAAFNAAQLMNIPSKFVILPSENHWVLRPQNGLLWQREFFGWLDKWLK, encoded by the coding sequence ATGAAGCTTATAAGCACAGGACTTTGCCTGATGATGGCCGCAATGGCCGCATTGGGGCAACAGGCTGGGGCAGATGGCCGTCTAACTCCCGAGATTCTTTGGTCGATGGGACGTTTGGGCGAGTACACCATTTCTCCCGATGGGAAAAAGGTGGCCTACACCGTGAATTTCTACGACGTTAAGGCCAATAAGGGCAATGCCGACATCTACCTGATGGATATCGACGGTAAAAACCAGCAGCGCCTTACGCAAACGCCTCAAAGCGAGAATAGCTTGGCTTGGCAGCAGGCTGGGCAAACGCTTACCTTTCTTCGTGGTGGCCGATTGGTAGAAATGGCGGTTGCTACACAAAAGGAAACGGCGCTAACCGACGAGAATACCGATATTTCGGGTTACATCTTCTCGCCAAAGGGCGATAGGGTGCTTTTTGCCATCGAAACCAAGGTGGATAAGACGGCGCAGGAGGTATACCCCGATCTACCCAAAACCGATGCCATGATCTTTGATCAGCTGATGTATCGCCACTGGGATACGTGGGAGGATGGCCTCTACAGCCATATTTACGTGGCCGATTTTGCCAACGGTAAGGTTGCTAACCTTAAGGATATCATGCCCGGCGAGCGTTGGGATAGTCCGCTGAAGCCTTTTGGTGGGATGGAAGAGGTAGCGTGGAGCGCCGACGGAAAATCTATAGCTTACACCTGCGTAAAGAAGGTGGGCAAGGAGCGCGCGCTGACTACCAACTCGGATATCTACCTTTACTCGATCGAAACGGGAGTTACCACCAACCTAACAGAGGGGATGATGGGGTACGATAAGAATCCACGATTCTCGGCTGATGGAAAGAAGATGGCCTGGCTTAGCATGGAGCAGGATGGCTTTGAGGCCGACCAAAACCGCATATTTGTGATGGATTTGGCTACCGGAAAGAAAACAAACACCTTTGCTTCGTGGACCTACAGCGCCGACAACCTGCAGTGGGATGCTGCTTCGCGCAACATCTACTTTACGGCATACGTACAGGCCACCTCGCAGGTACATAAGCTCGATGTGGCAAAGGGAACCATCACCGCGCTTACTTCGGGCGACTACGACTACCACAGCTGCGCCCTTGCAAATGGGGTAATTATTACCGACCGCACGCAGCTTACCGCTCCGGCCGATCTTTATGCTGTTAGCCTAAAGAATGGCGCCGTTAGCCAGCTTACCGCCATCAACAAAAATATAACCGATAAGCTGGTGATGCCAACCTTCGAAAAGCGATGGATTAATACCACCGACGGCAAGAAGATGCTTACCTGGGTGCTGCTACCTCCTAACTTCGACGCCAAGAAGTCGTATCCCGGCATTCTTTACTGTCAAGGCGGACCACAGTCGCCCGTTAGCCAAAACTTCAGCTACCGCTGGAACTTCTCGCTGATGGCTTCTCAGGGATACGTGGTGATTCTTCCCAACCGAAGGGGAGTTGTTGGTATGGGACAGGAGTGGACCAACCAAATTAGCAAGGATCATGGCGGACAGGAGATGCGCGACTTCTTTGCTGCGGTAGACTCCATAAAGAAGGAACCTTGGCTAGACGAAAATCGTATTGGGTGCGTGGGACCAAGCTACGGCGGATATACCACCTACTGGATGGCCGGAAACCACAACAAGCGCTTTAAGGCGTTCGTTTCTCACTGCGGAGTGTTTAACTCGGAGATGGAGTTTATTACTACCGACGAGCTGTTCTTCGATAACTGGGAGATGGGTGGACCATCGTGGGATACCGAAAACCCTGTTGTAAGGAAAAGCTTCTCGCAGTCGCCACACCTATTCGTAAAAAATTGGGATACCCCAATTCTTATCTTCGAGGGTGGCCGCGATTTCCGTATTCCCTACACCCAAGGAATGGCTGCCTTCAATGCTGCGCAGCTGATGAACATTCCTTCGAAGTTTGTGATCTTACCAAGCGAAAACCACTGGGTGCTTAGGCCTCAGAACGGCTTGCTATGGCAGCGCGAGTTTTTCGGCTGGCTCGATAAGTGGCTGAAGTAG
- a CDS encoding peroxiredoxin family protein, translated as MRKTIGRAAIVLVLLCSSVLVYKIVVKVNQKKECERITQALPSYTFNLAYGGTMHTKSLEDKPTAVMFFNPGCEHCEYEGEALSTNSGSLKEKEILMVSLSPRDSIKAYAKRHRLEGISNIRFATDSLAKATIMFGVQAIPTTFIYGSDGRLRKRFNGEVSIKALMRELR; from the coding sequence ATGAGAAAAACTATTGGAAGAGCTGCAATCGTTTTGGTTCTGCTATGCTCAAGCGTTCTTGTTTACAAAATAGTAGTAAAGGTAAACCAAAAAAAGGAGTGCGAGCGTATAACCCAAGCACTGCCAAGCTATACCTTTAACCTAGCGTATGGTGGCACAATGCATACCAAGAGCCTAGAGGATAAACCTACGGCAGTGATGTTCTTTAACCCGGGTTGCGAGCACTGCGAGTACGAGGGAGAAGCCCTAAGCACCAACAGCGGCAGCTTAAAGGAGAAGGAAATCCTTATGGTTAGCCTCTCGCCCCGCGATAGTATTAAGGCATACGCCAAAAGGCATAGGCTTGAGGGGATATCTAACATCCGCTTTGCCACCGATAGCCTTGCAAAGGCAACCATCATGTTTGGGGTTCAAGCTATCCCTACCACCTTTATATACGGTAGCGACGGTAGGTTGCGGAAGCGCTTTAACGGGGAGGTGAGCATTAAGGCGTTAATGAGAGAGCTACGTTAG
- a CDS encoding peptidase domain-containing ABC transporter: MQNSKVNMLKHAQKTHVLQYNQSWCGLACMASAVKYYGGVAKQEQMVANSGTTITGTTLLGLYQLAPTLGFDADGYEGDTKALKDITYLAILHILNENSMQHYVVCYGWNGSHFIIGDPGKGVVEMTEEELNEAWKSKSLLLVKPASNFVKQKELRSQRWLLAKELTRNDWGILGVAVAMGVVLAALGLSLAIFSQKLVDKLLPSGDIKKLVASLVVIFLLLMAKNFIGYLRGILLTRQSKDFGNRTVSWFFGISMMLPKRFFDSLKTGDMVARLNDTRRLQQVLSAITSSMVIDLLGLITALILLISYSTWLGVVSLSAVIVFPIITMRNSKRIKEYQQQVMASYATSESCFVNTIQGVEAIKSSQVEQVHTEKVAQAYGNYQEKSYDLGLFSNKLGLIFQTAATIILVAVVSFGAFGVLEKWLTVGELMAALSLASTVVGTAASLSLAIVQFQEANVAFTRLHDFIQGEKEETLDESNASSIRIETIALKEVSFRYPGRSLLLDKASLVLRRGEITCLMGEIGRGKSTILQLLQRFYIPGEGTIEINAKEWSGINTPLLRSCIGVAPQEVKLLNATLLENIAMRNDLESLKQAETLCQQLGFNRFFQQLPLGLLTPVGEDGVNLSGGQRQLLGLCRALVRKPSILLLDEPTASLDREAANFVRLLIQDLKVDKIILIVTHLPDMLPISDKLYLLHNKKLEQKDKVMFYRELCEDQMVDFV; the protein is encoded by the coding sequence ATGCAGAATAGTAAGGTTAATATGCTCAAGCATGCCCAAAAGACGCATGTGCTGCAGTACAACCAAAGCTGGTGCGGGCTGGCCTGCATGGCATCGGCGGTGAAGTACTACGGCGGCGTTGCCAAGCAGGAGCAGATGGTGGCCAACAGCGGAACCACCATTACGGGCACCACCCTACTTGGTCTCTACCAGCTGGCACCTACTCTTGGGTTCGATGCAGATGGCTACGAGGGAGACACCAAGGCGCTTAAGGATATTACCTATTTAGCCATTCTCCATATTCTTAACGAGAACAGCATGCAGCACTACGTGGTGTGCTACGGCTGGAATGGCAGCCACTTCATTATCGGCGACCCCGGCAAGGGTGTTGTTGAGATGACCGAAGAAGAGCTGAATGAGGCATGGAAGAGCAAGTCGCTGCTGCTGGTTAAGCCTGCAAGTAATTTTGTTAAGCAAAAGGAGCTACGCTCGCAGCGTTGGCTGCTGGCCAAGGAACTTACCCGCAACGACTGGGGCATACTCGGCGTAGCGGTTGCCATGGGTGTGGTGCTTGCGGCACTTGGGCTGAGCTTGGCCATCTTCTCCCAGAAGCTGGTGGATAAGCTGCTCCCCAGCGGCGATATCAAGAAGCTGGTGGCCTCGCTGGTGGTAATCTTCCTGCTGCTAATGGCAAAGAACTTCATCGGATACCTACGAGGCATTCTGCTTACCCGTCAGTCTAAGGATTTTGGGAATAGGACGGTTAGCTGGTTCTTCGGCATCAGCATGATGCTGCCCAAGCGCTTTTTCGACAGCCTTAAAACCGGCGACATGGTTGCCCGCCTTAACGACACCCGTAGGCTGCAGCAGGTGCTCAGCGCCATCACCTCATCAATGGTTATCGACCTGCTTGGGCTGATTACCGCACTTATTCTGTTGATAAGCTACTCTACATGGCTCGGCGTGGTATCGCTGAGCGCCGTGATTGTTTTTCCAATAATTACCATGCGCAATAGCAAGCGCATAAAGGAGTATCAGCAGCAAGTTATGGCCTCGTACGCCACCTCGGAAAGCTGCTTCGTGAATACCATTCAGGGTGTGGAAGCCATAAAATCGTCGCAAGTCGAACAGGTACATACCGAAAAAGTAGCGCAAGCGTACGGCAACTACCAGGAAAAGTCGTACGACCTTGGGCTATTCAGTAATAAGTTGGGGCTAATATTCCAAACTGCTGCCACCATTATTCTGGTTGCCGTAGTATCGTTTGGAGCATTTGGTGTACTCGAGAAGTGGCTAACTGTTGGCGAGCTGATGGCCGCCCTGTCGCTTGCGAGCACGGTAGTAGGAACAGCAGCTTCCCTTTCGCTAGCTATAGTACAATTTCAGGAGGCTAATGTTGCCTTTACCCGTTTGCACGATTTCATACAGGGTGAGAAAGAAGAAACTCTAGACGAGAGTAACGCATCTTCAATACGAATAGAGACCATTGCCCTAAAGGAGGTTTCGTTCCGCTACCCCGGGCGCAGCCTTCTGCTGGATAAAGCTTCGTTGGTACTCCGCCGAGGCGAGATTACCTGCCTTATGGGTGAAATTGGCAGAGGGAAGAGTACCATCCTTCAGCTGCTGCAGCGTTTTTATATTCCAGGAGAAGGAACTATTGAAATTAATGCCAAAGAGTGGAGTGGCATTAATACACCCCTACTACGCAGCTGCATCGGTGTTGCTCCTCAGGAGGTAAAGCTACTTAACGCCACCTTGCTGGAAAATATTGCCATGCGAAACGATCTGGAGAGCCTTAAGCAGGCCGAAACGCTATGCCAGCAGCTGGGCTTCAACCGCTTTTTCCAGCAACTCCCGCTTGGCCTACTCACTCCTGTTGGTGAAGATGGCGTAAACCTATCGGGCGGGCAGAGGCAGCTGCTCGGACTATGCCGTGCGCTTGTCCGCAAGCCATCCATCCTGCTGCTTGATGAGCCAACTGCATCGCTTGATAGGGAGGCCGCAAATTTTGTACGGCTGCTTATTCAGGATTTGAAGGTAGATAAAATAATTCTTATAGTTACCCATTTACCTGATATGCTTCCCATATCTGATAAACTTTACCTGCTACATAATAAAAAATTAGAGCAAAAAGATAAAGTGATGTTCTATAGAGAATTATGCGAAGATCAGATGGTGGATTTTGTATGA